GATGAAGGTGGACTCGAAGAAGAAGGCGAACAACCCTTCCATGGCCAGGGGCGCGCCGAAGATGTCGCCGACGAACCGCGAGTACTCGCTCCAGTTCATGCCGAACTGAAATTCCTGGACGATCCCCGTCGCCACGCCGATGGCGAAGTTGATCAGGAATAACTTGCCGAAGAACTTGGTGAGCCGATACCACGCGGTGTCCCCGGTGGCCACCCACACCGTCTGCATGACGGCCAGCAGGGGTGCCAGACCGATCGTGAGCGGCACGAAGATGAAGTGGTAGACGGTGGTGATACCGAACTGCCACCGCGAAATATCGACGACATTCATCCGTCATCTCCCCAAAAACGGAGCCGTACGCACGGCTACTACGAACTGTAGTAGAAAGCCGGGGGTGGCGCTACCGAGGGCCGCCTCAGCCGGCCAGGTTCTTCGAAGCCTTCCGGATGCCGAAGGACGACACGATTTCGAAGATGCCGAGGACCACGAACCACACCCCGACCACGAGTGCCAGCGTGACAATCGATTCCAGCGGTGATGCCAGGACGACGATGCCGGCGAGCAGACTGATCACGCCGATGAAGATCGCCCATCCCCGCCCCGGCAGCTGCGGGTCCTGGATGGCCGAAACCGTCGTGGCCACACCGCGGAAGATGAAGCCGATCCCAATCCAGATGGCCAGCAACAGGATTGCGTTACCGAAATGGCGGAATGCCAACAGTGCCAGGATCAGCGACGCTGCTCCGCTGATGAACAACAAGATCCGGCTGCCCGCCGAAACATGCAGGCTGAACGCGAAGAGCACCTGCGCGAAACCGGTGATCAGCAGATAGACACCGAAGAGGACGGCGGCGACCAGGACGGTCCTGCCGGGCCAGGCCAGGATCAGGACGCCAAGGACGAGCGAGAGGAATCCCGACAACAAGGTCGATTTCCACAGATGGGGCAACAAACTTGGAGCAGGGGGAGATCCAGGTGTAGTTTGCATGGCCGCAGTCTGGCACAAACGCCGCCCTGGGTATAGAGCACTTCGGCTACACGTGGGCCCTACGTGAAGCCTCGGCCGACAGATCGGTGGTTTCCTTGGTGGTTTCGCTGGCCGCCTTGCGCCCGATCAGATACCAGGTACGCATGAGTCCTTTACCTTTGACGTCGATGTGGCCGCGCTCCTGCAACACGAATTCGTCCTTGAGACGCTCGTACATGGCCTGGGGCACCTGAATTCGGCCCACCGAGTCGGTGGATTCCATCCGGGACGCGACATTGACGGCGTCGCCCCACACGTCATAGAAGAAGCGGCGGGAGCCCACGACACCGGCGACCACGGGCCCGCACGCCATGCCCACCCGCAGCGGAACGACGTTGCCGTGCGGATCCTGCAGTCCGGCCGCAACATTGGCCATCTCGAGGGCGAAGTCCGCGAGCGCCTGGGCGTGGTCGGGCCTGGCGCGCGGGACGCCGCTGACCACCATGTACGAGTCGCCGCTGACTTTGATCTTCTCGAGGCCGTGCTTGTCCACGAGCGCGTCGAAAGCGCTGTACAGCCGGTCGAGAAAGCGCACCAGGTCGGCCGGCGCCGTGCTGCTGGCCCGCTCGGTGAATCCGACGATATCGGCGAACAGGACCGAGGCCACGTCGTACTTGTCGGCGATCACGCCGCGGTCGGGCTCCTTGAGCCGCTCGGCGATGCTGGCCGGCAACATGTTGGACAGCAACGCCTCCGAGCGGTCGTACTGCGCCTCCATTTCTGCCTCGGCGCGTGCGGTGTCACGCAGAGCGAACCACACGGTCACGACGACCATCACGACGCTGGAGATCGTTGTGACGACAAAACCGGTCGATTGCACCCAGGCCGGCTGCAGCCCGGTGTCGCGGGGGATCAGGAATTCGACCGCGATGATCAGACCGGCGGCCACGGCGGCCAGCGCGGACGCCAAAACGATGTGTTCGATGCCCAGCAACAGCACAACGATGCAGGCGCCCACCAGGAAGAAGAGTTGTGCTCCCGACCTGGTGCCGACGTCCACGCAGCTGGCGAAGACCGACACGTAGGCCGTGCCCAGAAAGGTCAGCGGGGCAATCAGTTCGCCGAATCGCTGCAGCCACGGCACCGCAGCGAAGACCATGGCGCCGAGGACGTTGATCGAGCTGACCTGCCACAACCAGCTTCCGCTGAAGATCTGCACCAGGACGAAGCTCACGCTCACGGTGACGGCCAGCCACGCGGTGATGGTCAGGACCCGGGCCCGGCGGGCGGCCGCGGCGGCGTAGTGCTGATGGCGGTCGCGCGTCTGTGCCCGCACCACGGCCACGTAGTCCGGGCGTCTCGATGAGCCATCCGATACGGTTGGGGCGCCGCATTTCTTTGCCGCCACGTTCAAAGCGTAACCGCTGAGCACGCGTTTGTCGGCCGTGTTACCGCGCCGGCGCCGAGGCGGCTGTCCAGTCAATCGGTTGCGAGCCAGTCGGACATGTGGTGTGGCGAGAGTGCCCCGTTGGGCATGATGTGGCACACCTCGTGTCCGTCCCGGGTGGCCAGGTCGGCGATCATGCGGCGGTGGCAGCGCCACCAGGTCGGCTCCCCGCACATCACCGCCACGTTGCACGCGTCGGCATCGCGCAGCAGCCGCTCGTATGCGGCTTGAAAGCCCGGCGTGCGGGTGTGGGCCGCGTAGTTGGCGAATGCCCGGTTTTGCCACCACAGGTCGCGCGGTACCGGTTCGGTGGGCGGCTTGCGTCGCCCACCGAGATCCGGTTCGTGGCGATAGGCGATCCCGGCGGCGCCCAGCCAGTCCGGCATCGCTTCCTTCGACACGTCGGGGTTGCGCCGGGACCCGGGAAAACTGCGGACGTCGACCAACAGCGTGATGCCGTGCCGGCGAAGCGCGGCGGTGATTTCCTCGGCGGTTTTCGCCCCGTGGCCGATGGTGTACAGCATTGTCACAGAGTGCCCTCGGTGGGATTCGAACCCACACTGGACGGGTTTTGAGTCCGTTTCCTCTGCCAGTTGGGATACGAGGGCTTACCGGCCTCCTACCTTAGAGGCAGCCTCCCACCATAAAGGATTTGGTGCCGGCCACCGTCTCACCGCCCCCGAGGTCGCTGGTTTGCGGCGTTCACGACACAATGTCCGACATGACAGGCCCCACGACCGACACCGACGCCGCCGTGCCGCGCCGGGTCCTGATCGCTGAAGACGAAGCGCTCATCCGCATGGACCTCGCCGAGATGCTGCGAGAGGAGGGTTACGACATCGTCGGGGAGGCCGGCGACGGACAGGAAGCCGTCGAGCTGGCCGAACAACATAAGCCCGACTTGGTGATCATGGACGTGAAGATGCCGCGCCGCGACGGGATCGACGCGGCGTCGGAGATCGCCAGCAAGCGCATCGCACCGATCGTGGTGCTGACCGCGTTCAGCCAGCGCGACTTGGTCGAACGGGCCCGCGATGCCGGGGCGATGGCCTACCTGGTGAAGCCCTTTACGATCAGCGACCTGATTCCGGCTATCGAGTTGGCGGTCAGCCGCTTCGCCGAAATCAGCGAGCTGGAACGCGAAGTGGCGACGCTGTCCGAGCGGCTGGAGACCCGAAAGCTCGTCGAACGCGCCAAGGGCCTGCTGCAGGCCAAGCAGGGCATGACCGAGCCCGAGGCGTTCAAGTGGATTCAGCGCGCCGCCATGGACCGGCGGACCACCATGAAACGCGTCGCCGAAGTCGTCCTGGAAACCCTCGACACACCCGACGAGTAATTCGAGTGTGCGTTGACGGCTTTGCGTGTGCGTCCAGGGCGACAAAACCGCAGAAATCTCGCCTTGGGTGCACACCGAAAGCCGCCATCGCACACTCGATGTGGTGAGCCGCGTCGAGCCCGCACAAATCGCGGCGGGTTAAGTGCGCCCTAGCGCGCGACGATCACCGACGAGCCGTGCCCGAACAGGCCCTGGTTGGCGGTGACGCCGACGGTGGCGTTCTCCACCTGCCGGCCGGTCGCCTGACCCCGCAGCTGCCAGGTGAGCTCGCACACCTGCGCGATGGCCTGCGCGGGGATGGCCTCGCCGAAGCAGGCCAGCCCGCCCGACGGGTTGACCGGCACCTTGCCGCCGATGGTGGTCGCGCCGCTGCGCAACAGCGCCTCGGCCTCACCCTTGGGGCAGAGCCCGAGGTGCTCGTACCAGTCGAGCTCCAGCGCGGTGGACAGGTCGTAGACCTCGGCCAGGCTGACGTCCTCGGGTCCGATGCCCGCCTCGGCGTAGGCCGCGTCCAGGATCTGGTCCTTGAACACCCGGTCCGGCGCGGGCACCGCGGCGGTGGAATCCGTTGCGATGTCCGGTAATTCGGGCAGGTGCTGCGGGTAGCGGGGGGTGACCGTGCTGACCGCGCGCACCGACGGCACGCCGTCGAGCGAGCCCAGGTGCTTGCGGGCGAACTCGGCGCCGGCCACGATCAGGGCCGCCGCGCCGTCGGAGGTGGCGCAGATGTCGAGCTGCCGCAACGGGTCGGCCACCACCGGGCTGGCGAGCACGTCATCGACCGATGCTTCCTTGCGGTAGCGGGCGTTCGGGTTCTGTAGGCCGTGCCGCGAGTTCTTCACCTTCACCTGAGCGAAGTCATCGGCCGTCGCGCCGTAGAGGTCCATCCGGCGGCGCGCCAGCAGCGCGAAATACACCGGGTTCATCGCGCCGATCAAGTGGAACCGCTGCCAGTCGGGATCGTTCTTGCGTTCCCCGCCGACGGGGGCGAACGCGCCCTTCGGGGTGGTGTCGGCGCCGATCACCAGCGCGACGTCGCAGAAACCGGCCAGGATCTGGGCGCGCGCGCTCTGCAGCGCCTGCGAGCCGCTGGCGCACGCGGCGTAGCTCGAGCTGACCGGCACGCCGTTCCAGCCGAGCTTCTGGGCGAACGTCGACCCGGCGATGAAGCCCGGGTAGCCGTTGCGAATGGTGTCCGCGCCGGCGACCAGCTGGATCTGCCGCCAGTCCAGGCCGGCCTCGGCCAGCGCGGCGCGCGCGGCGACCACCCCGTATTCGGTGAAGTCGCGGCCCCACTTGCCCCACGGGTGCATTCCGGCGCCGAGGATGTAGAGCGGTTCGGGCGTACTCATGGTCAGGCCACCTTCCACGCGTACACGATGCGCTGCACGCCGTCGTCGTCGGTGAACAGCGGCATGGTGGTCAGCTCCATCTCCATGCCGACCTTCAAATCGGCGGCCAGCGTCCCCTCGACAACCTTGCCCAGCACAATGAGTCCCTCATCGGCCAGCTCGACCGCGGCAATGGCGAAGGGCTCGAAGGGATCCGGGGCGGGGTAGGGCGGCGGGGGCGGATACCGGTTTTCGGTGTAGCTCCACAGCGTGCCCCGACGGGACAACGCGACGGACTCTAGTGTGTCGCTGCAGCAGCCGGGGTTGGGGCAGTTGTTCTCCCGCGGCGGGAAGACGTAGGTGCCGCACTCGGGGCACTTGCTGCCGATCAGGTGGGTGCTTCCGGCGTCGTCTGTGGCGAACCACCCGTCGATCGCGGGTTCTTGGCTGGTGACCTCTGGCACTCGGCCAGACTACCCAGCCCCACCCTAAAACTGAAACGTGTTGCAGTTCCGCGGCAGCGGCTGGCTCGTCGGTCTGGGTGCCTAGAGTGATAGCCGTGCCCGCCGCTACCGCTCAGAAGACCGAGGAACGAACCAAGCCGACACTGATGTTGCTCGACGGCAATTCGCTCGCCTTCCGCGCGTTCTATGCGCTGCCCGCCGAGAATTTCAAGACCCGCGGCGGCCTGACCACCAACGCGGTCTACGGCTTCACCGCGATGCTGATCAACCTGTTGCGCGACGAGGCCCCGACGCACGTCGCGGCGGCGTTCGACGTGTCCCGCCAGACCTTCCGCTCCGAGCGGTACCCGGAATACAAGGCCAACCGCGCGTCGACGCCCGACGAGTTCCACGGCCAGATCGACATCACCAAGGAAGTGCTGAACGCGCTGGGCATCACGGTGCTGGCCGAGCCCGGCTTCGAGGCCGACGACCTCATCGCGACCCTGGCCACCCAGGCGGAGCGCGAGGGCTTCCGCGTCCTGGTCGTCACCGGCGACCGGGACTCCCTGCAGTTGGTCAGCGACGACGTGACCGTCCTCTACCCGCGCAAGGGCGTCAGCGAACTCACCCGGTTCACCCCGGAGGCCGTCGTCGAAAAGTACGGGTTGACCCCCGCGCAGTACCCCGACTTCGCCGCCCTGCGTGGGGATCCCAGCGACAACCTGCCCGGCATCCCCGGCGTCGGGGAGAAGACCGCGTCCAAGTGGATCGCCGAATACGGCTCGCTGCAGGGGCTGGTGGACAACGTCGACTCGGTGCGCGGCAAGGTCGGCGACGCGCTGCGGGCCAACCTGGCCGGCGTGATCCGCAACCGGGAGCTCACCGATCTCGTCAAAGACGTGCCGCTGGCGCAGACCCCGGACACGCTGCGCATGCAGCCGTGGGACCGCGACCACATCCACCGCCTCTTCGACGACCTGGAGTTCCGGGTGTTGCGCGACCGGCTGTTCGACACCCTGGCGGCCGTGGAGCCCGAGGTCGACGAGGGTTTCGACGTGCGCGGCGGCGCGCTGCAGCCCGGCGAGCTGGCGGCGTGGCTGGCCGAGCACGGCTCGGGCAAGCGCTTCGGCCTGGCCGTCGTCGGCACCCACCTGGCCTACGACGCCGACGCCACCGCGCTGGCCATCGTGTCCGCCGACGGGGAGGGCCGCTACATCGACACCTCGGCGCTGGATCCCGGCGACGAGGCGGCGCTGGCGTCCTGGCTGGCCGACCCGGGCGCGCCCAAGGCGCTGCACGAAGCCAAGCTGGCGATGCACGACCTCGCGGGACGGGGCTGGACGCTGGCCGGCGTCACCTCCGATACCGCGCTGGCCGCCTACCTGGTGCGGCCCGGCCAGCGCAGCTTCTCCCTCGAAGACCTGTCGTTGCGCTACCTGCGCCGCGAACTGCGTGCCGAAAGCCCTGAGCAGCAACAGCTTTCGCTACTCGACGACACTGACGGAACGGACGACCAGGCGGTGCAGACGCTGATCCTGCGTGCCATGGCGGTGCTGGATCTGGCCGATGCGCTCGACGAGGAGCTGGCCCGCATCAACTCCACGTCGCTGTTGGGCGGCATGGAGTTGCCGGTGCAGCGGGTGCTGGCGGGTATGGAACACACCGGTATCGCAGTCGATTTGGATCTGCTGACCGAGCTGCAGAGCGACTTCGCCCACCAGATCCGCGACGCGGCCGAAGCGGCCTACGGGGTGATCGGCAAGCAGATCAACCTCGGCTCGCCAAAACAGTTGCAGGCGGTGCTCTTCGACGAGCTTCAGATGCCGAAGTCCAAGCGCACCAAGACCGGCTACACCACCGACGCCGACGCCCTGCAGTCGCTGTTCGACAAGACCGGCCACCCGTTCCTGCAGCACCTGCTCACCCACCGCGACGCCACCCGGCTCAAGGTGACCGTCGACGGGTTGCTGAACTCGGTGGCCTCCGACGGGCGCATCCACACCACGTTCAACCAGACCATCGCGGCGACGGGCCGGCTGTCGTCGACGGAGCCGAACCTGCAGAACATTCCGATCCGCACCGAGGCCGGCCGGCGGATCCGCGACGCGTTCGTGGTCGGCGACGGCTACAGCGAGCTGATGACCGCCGACTACAGCCAGATCGAGATGCGGATCATGGCGCACCTGTCCCGGGACGAAGGGCTGATCGAGGCCTTCAACACGGGGGAGGACCTGCACTCGTTCGTCGCCTCGCGGGCATTCGGGGTGCCGATCGAGGAGGTCACCCCCGAGCTGCGCCGCCGGGTCAAGGCGATGTCGTACGGGCTGGCCTACGGGTTGAGCGCCTACGGCCTGTCGCAGCAGTTGAAGATCTCCACCGAGGAAGCCAAGGACCAGATGGACGCCTACTTCGCCCGGTTCGGCGGGGTGCGCGACTACCTGATGAACGTCGTGGAGCAGGCCCGCAAGGACGGCTACACCTCGACGGTGCTGGGCCGCCGCCGCTACCTGCCCGAGCTGGACAGCAGTAACCGCCAGGTGCGCGAGGCCGCCGAGCGGGCGGCGCTCAACGCGCCCATCCAGGGCAGCGCCGCCGACATCATCAAGGTGGCGATGATCGAGGTCGACAAGGCGATCAAAGAGGCCGGACTGAAATCCCGCATGCTGCTGCAGGTGCACGACGAACTGTTGTTCGAAGTCGCGCCCGGGGAGCGGGACCGGCTCGAGGCGCTGGCGCGCGAGAGGATGGGCGGCGCCTATCCGCTCGACGTCCCGCTGGAGGTTTCGGTGGGTTACGGCCGCTCGTGGGACGCGGCGGCGCATTGACCGGCGCATTGACCGCCGAGCATGATCCGATGGCGAAAAAATTGGCGCGAAATTCGCGCTGTCGTCACTTTCATCGCGGCAAATGGCCGCAGTGGCGCCGATGGCGCGCCGCCCGAGTTTGGCCAGCGTGTACGCAGTCGAGTAACCTCAACAGATAAATCCCAATTTTGTCCCTACGACCCAACCTGTCCGGAGCAACCCACCACATGCCGAGTCCCACCGTCACCTCGCCCCAAGTAGCCGTCAACGACATTGGCTCCAGCGAGGATTTTCTTGCCGCAATAGACAAAACGATCAAGTACTTCAACGATGGCGACATCGTGGAGGGGACGATCGTCAAAGTGGACCGGGACGAGGTGCTCCTCGACATCGGCTACAAGACCGAGGGCGTCATCCCCGCCCGCGAGCTCTCCATCAAGCACGATGTCGACCCCAGCGAGGTCGTTTCCGTCGGTGATGAGGTCGAGGCCCTGGTCCTCACCAAGGAGGACAAAGAGGGCCGACTGATCCTGTCCAAGAAGCGCGCGCAGTACGAGCGCGCCTGGGGCACCATCGAGGCGCTCAAGGACAAGGACGAGGCCGTCAAGGGCACCGTCATCGAGGTGGTCAAGGGTGGCCTGATCCTCGACATCGGCCTGCGTGGCTTCCTGCCCGCGTCGCTGGTCGAGA
This genomic interval from Mycobacterium sp. SMC-2 contains the following:
- a CDS encoding HdeD family acid-resistance protein, with amino-acid sequence MCQTAAMQTTPGSPPAPSLLPHLWKSTLLSGFLSLVLGVLILAWPGRTVLVAAVLFGVYLLITGFAQVLFAFSLHVSAGSRILLFISGAASLILALLAFRHFGNAILLLAIWIGIGFIFRGVATTVSAIQDPQLPGRGWAIFIGVISLLAGIVVLASPLESIVTLALVVGVWFVVLGIFEIVSSFGIRKASKNLAG
- a CDS encoding adenylate/guanylate cyclase domain-containing protein, with protein sequence MAAKKCGAPTVSDGSSRRPDYVAVVRAQTRDRHQHYAAAAARRARVLTITAWLAVTVSVSFVLVQIFSGSWLWQVSSINVLGAMVFAAVPWLQRFGELIAPLTFLGTAYVSVFASCVDVGTRSGAQLFFLVGACIVVLLLGIEHIVLASALAAVAAGLIIAVEFLIPRDTGLQPAWVQSTGFVVTTISSVVMVVVTVWFALRDTARAEAEMEAQYDRSEALLSNMLPASIAERLKEPDRGVIADKYDVASVLFADIVGFTERASSTAPADLVRFLDRLYSAFDALVDKHGLEKIKVSGDSYMVVSGVPRARPDHAQALADFALEMANVAAGLQDPHGNVVPLRVGMACGPVVAGVVGSRRFFYDVWGDAVNVASRMESTDSVGRIQVPQAMYERLKDEFVLQERGHIDVKGKGLMRTWYLIGRKAASETTKETTDLSAEASRRAHV
- a CDS encoding DUF488 family protein, with translation MLYTIGHGAKTAEEITAALRRHGITLLVDVRSFPGSRRNPDVSKEAMPDWLGAAGIAYRHEPDLGGRRKPPTEPVPRDLWWQNRAFANYAAHTRTPGFQAAYERLLRDADACNVAVMCGEPTWWRCHRRMIADLATRDGHEVCHIMPNGALSPHHMSDWLATD
- a CDS encoding ANTAR domain-containing response regulator produces the protein MTGPTTDTDAAVPRRVLIAEDEALIRMDLAEMLREEGYDIVGEAGDGQEAVELAEQHKPDLVIMDVKMPRRDGIDAASEIASKRIAPIVVLTAFSQRDLVERARDAGAMAYLVKPFTISDLIPAIELAVSRFAEISELEREVATLSERLETRKLVERAKGLLQAKQGMTEPEAFKWIQRAAMDRRTTMKRVAEVVLETLDTPDE
- a CDS encoding lipid-transfer protein encodes the protein MTMSTPEPLYILGAGMHPWGKWGRDFTEYGVVAARAALAEAGLDWRQIQLVAGADTIRNGYPGFIAGSTFAQKLGWNGVPVSSSYAACASGSQALQSARAQILAGFCDVALVIGADTTPKGAFAPVGGERKNDPDWQRFHLIGAMNPVYFALLARRRMDLYGATADDFAQVKVKNSRHGLQNPNARYRKEASVDDVLASPVVADPLRQLDICATSDGAAALIVAGAEFARKHLGSLDGVPSVRAVSTVTPRYPQHLPELPDIATDSTAAVPAPDRVFKDQILDAAYAEAGIGPEDVSLAEVYDLSTALELDWYEHLGLCPKGEAEALLRSGATTIGGKVPVNPSGGLACFGEAIPAQAIAQVCELTWQLRGQATGRQVENATVGVTANQGLFGHGSSVIVAR
- a CDS encoding Zn-ribbon domain-containing OB-fold protein; translation: MPEVTSQEPAIDGWFATDDAGSTHLIGSKCPECGTYVFPPRENNCPNPGCCSDTLESVALSRRGTLWSYTENRYPPPPPYPAPDPFEPFAIAAVELADEGLIVLGKVVEGTLAADLKVGMEMELTTMPLFTDDDGVQRIVYAWKVA
- the polA gene encoding DNA polymerase I; translated protein: MLLDGNSLAFRAFYALPAENFKTRGGLTTNAVYGFTAMLINLLRDEAPTHVAAAFDVSRQTFRSERYPEYKANRASTPDEFHGQIDITKEVLNALGITVLAEPGFEADDLIATLATQAEREGFRVLVVTGDRDSLQLVSDDVTVLYPRKGVSELTRFTPEAVVEKYGLTPAQYPDFAALRGDPSDNLPGIPGVGEKTASKWIAEYGSLQGLVDNVDSVRGKVGDALRANLAGVIRNRELTDLVKDVPLAQTPDTLRMQPWDRDHIHRLFDDLEFRVLRDRLFDTLAAVEPEVDEGFDVRGGALQPGELAAWLAEHGSGKRFGLAVVGTHLAYDADATALAIVSADGEGRYIDTSALDPGDEAALASWLADPGAPKALHEAKLAMHDLAGRGWTLAGVTSDTALAAYLVRPGQRSFSLEDLSLRYLRRELRAESPEQQQLSLLDDTDGTDDQAVQTLILRAMAVLDLADALDEELARINSTSLLGGMELPVQRVLAGMEHTGIAVDLDLLTELQSDFAHQIRDAAEAAYGVIGKQINLGSPKQLQAVLFDELQMPKSKRTKTGYTTDADALQSLFDKTGHPFLQHLLTHRDATRLKVTVDGLLNSVASDGRIHTTFNQTIAATGRLSSTEPNLQNIPIRTEAGRRIRDAFVVGDGYSELMTADYSQIEMRIMAHLSRDEGLIEAFNTGEDLHSFVASRAFGVPIEEVTPELRRRVKAMSYGLAYGLSAYGLSQQLKISTEEAKDQMDAYFARFGGVRDYLMNVVEQARKDGYTSTVLGRRRYLPELDSSNRQVREAAERAALNAPIQGSAADIIKVAMIEVDKAIKEAGLKSRMLLQVHDELLFEVAPGERDRLEALARERMGGAYPLDVPLEVSVGYGRSWDAAAH